One segment of Puntigrus tetrazona isolate hp1 unplaced genomic scaffold, ASM1883169v1 S000000335, whole genome shotgun sequence DNA contains the following:
- the LOC122333672 gene encoding LOW QUALITY PROTEIN: potassium voltage-gated channel subfamily A member 3-like (The sequence of the model RefSeq protein was modified relative to this genomic sequence to represent the inferred CDS: inserted 3 bases in 2 codons; deleted 1 base in 1 codon) gives MDDHLSLLHSPPPSSSKRRGNNLVNHGYTEDIMTIAADNMLEESAALPGHHSLERYEPDHECCERVVINISGLRFETQLKTLSQFPETLLGDPKKRMRYFDPLRNEYFFDRNRPSFDAILYYYQSGGRIRRPVNVPIDIFSEEIRFYELGEEAMEKFREDEGFIKDEVRPLPANEFQRQVWLLFEYPELGSGQGIAIVSVLVILISIVIFCLETLPEFRDDRDPTTVAPLANATLPFFSSPFSDPFFVVETLCIIWFSFELLVRFFACPSKATFSKNIMNIIDIVAIIPYFITLGTELAERQGNGQQAMSLAILRXIRLVRVFRIFKXSRHSKGLQILGQTLKASMRELGLLIFFLFIGVILFSSAVYFAEADDPDSGFNSIPDAFWWAVVTMTTVGYGDMHPVTIGGKIVGSLCAIAGVLTIALPVPVIVSNFNYFYHRETEGEEQAQYLHIGSCQPLSSSEELKKTRSTSSLSKSEYMVIEEGAFKQPNFPAQNNQNCVNIKKMFTDV, from the exons ATGGACGACCACCTCAGCCTCCTCCACTCGCCTCCGCCTTCCTCGAGCAAGCGCCGGGGCAACAACCTCGTGAACCACGGCTACACGGAAGACATCATGACAATTGCTGCG GACAACATGCTGGAGGAGTCGGCGGCGCTGCCCGGGCACCACTCTCTGGAGCGCTACGAGCCGGACCACGAGTGCTGCGAGAGAGTTGTCATCAACATCTCGGGCTTGCGCTTCGAGACGCAGCTCAAAACCCTGTCCCAGTTCCCCGAGACTTTGCTTGGCGACCCCAAGAAGAGAATGCGCTACTTCGACCCCTTGAGAAACGAGTATTTCTTCGACCGGAATCGGCCGAGCTTCGATGCCATCTTGTATTATTACCAATCCGGAGGGCGCATACGGAGACCCGTCAACGTTCCCATAGACATTTTCTCCGAGGAGATACGCTTTTACGAGCTCGGGGAGGAGGCCATGGAGAAATTTCGAGAGGACGAGGGTTTCATAAAGGACGAGGTGCGTCCCTTGCCCGCCAACGAGTTTCAGCGACAGGTGTGGCTGCTCTTCGAGTACCCGGAGCTCGGGTCCGGCCAGGGCATCGCCATCGTCTCGGTGCTGGTCATTTTGATATCCATCGTCATCTTCTGCCTGGAAACGCTGCCCGAGTTCAGGGACGACAGGGACCCGACGACGGTCGCGCCGCTGGCGAACGCGACCCTCCCGTTCTTCAGCAGCCCTTTCTCCGACCCGTTCTTCGTGGTGGAGACCCTGTGCATCATCTGGTTCTCCTTCGAGCTGCTCGTGCGCTTCTTCGCGTGCCCCAGCAAAGCCACGTTCTCCAAGAACATCATGAACATCATCGACATCGTGGCCATCATACCCTACTTCATCACTTTGGGGACCGAGCTCGCGGAGAGGCAGGGCAACGGCCAGCAGGCGATGTCCTTGGCCATTCTTA TCATCAGACTGGTGCGCGTGTTTCGGATTTTCAA CTCGCGGCACTCCAAAGGCCTCCAGATTCTGGGGCAGACGCTCAAAGCCAGCATGCGCGAGCTGGGCTTGCTgatcttcttcctcttcatcgGGGTCATCTTATTCTCGAGCGCCGTCTACTTCGCCGAGGCTGACGATCCCGACTCGGGCTTCAACAGCATCCCCGACGCGTTCTGGTGGGCGGTGGTTACCATGACGACCGTGGGATACGGCGACATGCATCCAGTCACCATAGGGGGCAAAATCGTCGGCTCCCTGTGCGCGATCGCGGGCGTGTTAACTATCGCTCTGCCGGTGCCCGTCATCGTGTCCAACTTCAACTACTTTTACCACCGAGAGACTGAGGGAGAGGAGCAGGCGCAGTACCTCCACATCGGCAGCTGCCAGCCCCTGTCCTCCTCCGAGGAGCTGAAGAAGACGAGGAGCACGTCTTCGCTCAGCAAGTCGGAGTACATGGTCATCGAGGAGGGCGCCTTCAAGCAGCCCAACTTTCCCGCCCAGAACAACCAGAACTGCGTGAACATTAAAAAGATGTTCACGGACGTGTAG